One part of the Pseudomonas sp. MYb118 genome encodes these proteins:
- the recQ gene encoding DNA helicase RecQ: protein MLEQAQRVLKDIFGYDSFRGRQGAIIERVASGGDALVLMPTGGGKSLCFQVPALLREGLAVVVSPLIALMDDQVATLEELGVAAASLNSTLSAEQQRDLAARIRRGEVKMLYLAPERLVQPRMLAFLQNLDIALFAIDEAHCVSQWGHDFRREYLQLGQLAELFPHVPRIALTATADKRTREEIVERLHLQNAERFLSSFDRPNIFYRIVPKEQPRKQLLAFLAERRSDAGIVYCLSRKKVDEVAVFLTEQGFPALPYHAGLANETRAEHQRRFLNEEGLIMVATVAFGMGIDKPNVRFVAHLDLPKSLEAYYQETGRGGRDGLPADAWMAYGLQDVVMLKQMLQNSEGDERHKRLEQHKLDAMLALCEETRCRRQTLLAYFDEDMPEPCGHCDNCVDGVQTWDATEPARQALSAIYRTGQRYGVGHLVDVLLGKDNEKIRSFGHQHLSVYGVGKAMGESEWRSLFRQLVARGLADIDLDGYGGLRLSDSCRPLLKGEVTLELRRDLKPQTVAKSSKSQASQLVRGEEREQWEALRALRRKLAEEHGVPPYVIFPDSTLLEMLRSQPTSLAEMARVSGVGARKLERYGEAFLEVLGGQVETPKAVADVRHELITLARAGMTPLQIAGQLQCSEKNVYAMLAEAIGQQQLSLEQALDLPEDLMGEVQDAFLDGEGELPSVAEVAELFAGRVPEGVLYCVRAALQSEFEI, encoded by the coding sequence ATGCTCGAACAGGCTCAACGCGTCCTCAAGGACATCTTCGGCTACGACAGTTTCCGTGGCCGTCAGGGTGCGATCATTGAGCGCGTAGCCAGCGGCGGCGACGCCCTGGTGCTGATGCCTACCGGCGGCGGCAAGTCCTTGTGTTTCCAGGTGCCTGCGCTGTTGCGCGAAGGCCTGGCGGTGGTGGTCTCGCCGCTGATCGCGCTGATGGACGATCAGGTGGCGACCCTCGAAGAACTGGGCGTTGCGGCGGCTTCGTTGAACTCCACCCTGAGCGCCGAGCAGCAGCGCGACCTCGCCGCGCGAATCCGCCGTGGTGAAGTGAAAATGCTCTATCTGGCGCCGGAACGCCTGGTCCAGCCGCGCATGCTGGCCTTCCTGCAAAACCTCGACATCGCCCTGTTCGCCATCGACGAAGCCCACTGCGTATCGCAATGGGGCCACGATTTCCGCCGCGAATACCTGCAACTGGGGCAACTGGCGGAATTGTTTCCCCATGTGCCGCGCATCGCCCTTACCGCGACCGCTGACAAGCGCACCCGCGAGGAAATCGTCGAGCGTCTGCATTTGCAGAATGCCGAGCGCTTTCTTTCGAGCTTCGACCGTCCGAACATTTTCTACCGTATCGTCCCCAAGGAGCAGCCGCGCAAGCAGTTGCTGGCGTTCCTTGCCGAGCGGCGCAGCGACGCCGGCATCGTCTATTGCCTGTCGCGCAAGAAGGTCGACGAAGTCGCGGTGTTCCTCACCGAGCAGGGTTTCCCGGCGTTGCCGTACCACGCGGGCCTGGCCAATGAAACCCGCGCCGAACACCAGCGACGCTTCCTCAACGAAGAAGGCCTGATCATGGTCGCCACGGTGGCGTTCGGCATGGGCATCGACAAGCCCAACGTGCGCTTTGTCGCGCACCTGGACCTGCCCAAATCCCTGGAAGCCTACTACCAGGAAACCGGGCGGGGCGGCCGTGACGGCCTGCCGGCGGATGCCTGGATGGCCTACGGCCTGCAAGACGTGGTGATGCTCAAGCAGATGTTGCAGAACTCCGAGGGCGACGAACGCCACAAGCGTCTGGAGCAGCACAAGCTCGATGCCATGCTTGCGCTCTGCGAAGAAACCCGCTGCCGTCGCCAGACCTTGCTCGCCTACTTCGACGAAGACATGCCCGAGCCATGCGGCCACTGCGACAACTGCGTCGATGGCGTGCAGACCTGGGATGCCACCGAGCCTGCCCGCCAGGCGTTGTCGGCGATCTACCGCACCGGCCAGCGCTACGGCGTCGGTCATCTGGTGGATGTGTTGCTGGGCAAGGACAACGAAAAGATCCGCAGCTTCGGCCATCAGCACCTGTCGGTGTACGGCGTCGGCAAGGCGATGGGCGAGAGCGAGTGGCGCTCGCTGTTCCGCCAACTGGTGGCGCGCGGTCTGGCCGACATCGACCTGGACGGCTATGGCGGCCTGCGCCTGAGCGACAGTTGCCGACCGCTGCTCAAGGGTGAGGTCACCCTGGAGCTGCGTCGCGACCTCAAACCGCAAACCGTCGCCAAAAGCAGCAAGAGCCAGGCGAGCCAACTGGTGCGCGGCGAAGAGCGCGAGCAGTGGGAAGCCTTGCGCGCCCTGCGCCGCAAGCTCGCCGAAGAACATGGCGTGCCACCCTACGTCATCTTCCCCGATTCGACCCTGCTGGAAATGCTGCGCAGCCAGCCGACCTCGCTGGCGGAAATGGCCCGGGTCAGCGGTGTCGGCGCGCGCAAACTGGAGCGCTACGGCGAGGCGTTCCTCGAAGTGCTCGGCGGTCAGGTCGAGACGCCGAAGGCGGTGGCCGATGTGCGTCACGAACTGATCACGCTGGCCCGTGCCGGCATGACGCCCCTGCAGATTGCCGGTCAGTTGCAATGTTCGGAGAAGAACGTCTACGCCATGCTGGCCGAAGCTATCGGCCAGCAGCAGTTGTCGCTGGAGCAGGCGCTGGACCTGCCCGAAGACCTGATGGGCGAAGTGCAGGACGCGTTTCTCGACGGCGAGGGCGAGCTGCCTTCGGTTGCCGAGGTCGCCGAGCTGTTTGCCGGGCGTGTGCCTGAAGGCGTGTTGTATTGCGTACGTGCCGCGCTGCAATCGGAATTCGAGATCTGA
- a CDS encoding MarR family transcriptional regulator: MPLTDQHRFGMQLAQMSRGWRAELDRRLAGLGLSQARWLVLLHLARFDAAPTQRELAQSVGVEGPTLARLLDSLESQGLVQRQSVAEDRRAKKIVLCAPARPLIEQIETIATQLRHELFQGVDEADLKVCMRVHGHILANLEKS; this comes from the coding sequence ATGCCGTTAACCGATCAACACCGCTTTGGCATGCAATTGGCCCAGATGTCTCGCGGCTGGCGCGCCGAACTGGACCGCCGCCTGGCCGGCCTGGGCTTGTCCCAGGCGCGCTGGCTGGTGCTGCTGCACCTGGCGCGTTTCGACGCCGCCCCGACTCAGCGCGAGCTGGCACAGAGCGTCGGCGTCGAAGGACCCACCCTGGCGCGACTGCTCGACAGCCTGGAAAGCCAGGGGCTGGTGCAGCGTCAATCCGTGGCGGAAGACCGCCGGGCAAAAAAAATCGTGCTCTGTGCCCCGGCCCGTCCGTTGATCGAACAGATCGAAACCATTGCCACCCAATTGCGTCACGAGCTTTTTCAAGGTGTCGACGAAGCCGACCTAAAGGTCTGCATGCGGGTTCACGGGCACATTCTGGCGAACCTGGAAAAATCTTGA
- a CDS encoding FimV/HubP family polar landmark protein — protein sequence MLESWHVVRRGCARWLLAGGFLTYSALASALGLGEITVHSALNQPLRADIVLEDAAGLEEGDLAVSLATADEFSRAGVERVFFLNDLKFTPILRGNRSVIRVSSTKVVNEPFLDFLVQLNQPNGRVVREYTVLIDPPGTPGIVPVADEPASHSSNSPFPSVTPAPAPSPAAKKPAAVTQAPPPAPPVVDDSAEQLAASVLQNQQLQKTVDELNARLQAQDEQIAGQKQQITDLETRLAQDKPVPAVPPVEQVPPPVVTPEPEGINWWLVLGLLVLVGLLLVMGFVRRRQQQAQALPVGAPVSPSRREVVLDPAFDSLQQPEMLNPVHEHHEEAPTGDVLEGVSLYLTYGRFAEAAALLRDALAKEPHRTDLAVQLLEVLGKQGDEPAYDAQENSLREAGFDPQQLQDMRARFPKLSQPVAPAAAMAATAAAAAAVPLVTPAFEQREVTAPVEPSADDEFQLNLDELSMDSSWDLVESSPAPTKAEEPPFASNLQVLPFDSPQEPALEESELEWLADPDAQALDDDFLDGFSDENQSIELEPLDLDPAAASNADKLEQAQTCIDDGDLDSAAMLLNELLKDGDEPLRQTARTLLAGIR from the coding sequence ATGCTCGAAAGTTGGCACGTAGTACGGCGAGGGTGCGCCAGGTGGTTGCTGGCTGGTGGATTTTTGACTTACTCGGCCCTGGCGTCCGCGCTGGGGCTGGGGGAAATCACCGTGCATTCGGCGCTCAATCAGCCGTTGCGGGCTGACATCGTTCTGGAGGATGCGGCGGGTCTGGAGGAGGGCGACCTGGCGGTCAGCCTGGCAACGGCCGACGAGTTCAGCCGCGCCGGCGTCGAGCGGGTGTTCTTTCTCAACGATCTGAAGTTCACCCCGATCCTGCGGGGTAACCGCAGCGTTATCCGGGTGAGTTCCACTAAAGTGGTCAACGAACCCTTCCTCGATTTTCTCGTGCAACTCAACCAGCCCAACGGCCGGGTCGTGCGCGAATACACGGTGCTGATCGACCCGCCGGGTACACCGGGTATCGTGCCGGTGGCCGATGAGCCGGCCAGTCACTCGTCGAATTCGCCATTCCCCAGCGTCACTCCTGCCCCGGCGCCATCGCCCGCCGCGAAAAAACCGGCTGCGGTCACTCAAGCCCCACCGCCGGCGCCGCCCGTGGTCGATGATTCCGCCGAGCAGTTGGCGGCCAGCGTGCTGCAAAACCAGCAATTGCAGAAAACCGTCGATGAACTCAATGCCAGGCTTCAGGCCCAGGACGAGCAGATCGCCGGCCAGAAGCAACAGATCACCGACCTGGAAACCCGCCTGGCGCAGGACAAACCCGTACCGGCCGTGCCGCCAGTTGAGCAGGTGCCACCGCCCGTGGTGACGCCGGAGCCTGAGGGCATCAACTGGTGGCTGGTCCTCGGCTTGCTGGTGTTGGTCGGCCTGTTGCTGGTGATGGGGTTCGTTCGGCGTCGCCAGCAGCAGGCCCAGGCATTGCCCGTTGGCGCGCCGGTTTCGCCGTCGCGCCGTGAGGTGGTGCTCGACCCCGCTTTCGATTCGCTGCAACAGCCGGAGATGCTCAACCCGGTTCACGAACATCACGAGGAGGCGCCGACCGGCGATGTCCTGGAAGGTGTGAGCCTGTACCTGACGTACGGGCGATTTGCCGAAGCGGCGGCGCTGCTGCGCGATGCCCTGGCCAAGGAGCCGCACCGCACGGACCTTGCCGTGCAACTGCTGGAAGTCCTTGGCAAGCAGGGCGACGAGCCCGCCTACGACGCCCAGGAAAACAGCCTGCGCGAGGCCGGCTTCGACCCGCAACAGCTTCAGGACATGCGGGCACGCTTCCCTAAGTTGAGCCAGCCTGTGGCGCCAGCAGCAGCGATGGCGGCGACGGCCGCCGCGGCCGCAGCCGTGCCTTTGGTTACACCCGCGTTCGAACAGCGGGAGGTCACCGCACCCGTGGAGCCTTCGGCCGATGACGAATTCCAGTTGAACCTGGATGAACTGTCGATGGATTCCAGCTGGGATCTGGTCGAATCCTCGCCAGCTCCGACAAAAGCCGAAGAGCCGCCGTTCGCTTCGAACCTGCAGGTGTTGCCGTTCGACTCGCCGCAAGAGCCCGCACTGGAAGAATCCGAACTGGAGTGGCTCGCCGACCCTGATGCACAGGCGCTGGACGATGATTTTCTCGATGGCTTCAGTGATGAAAACCAGTCGATCGAGCTGGAACCCCTGGACCTCGACCCCGCAGCGGCGAGCAACGCCGACAAACTCGAACAGGCCCAGACCTGCATCGACGATGGCGACCTGGACAGCGCCGCCATGCTGCTCAACGAGCTGCTCAAGGACGGTGACGAGCCGCTCAGGCAAACCGCGCGGACGCTGTTGGCCGGTATTCGCTGA
- a CDS encoding SelT/SelW/SelH family protein, whose protein sequence is MNTQKPEIVITYCTQCQWLLRAAWLAQELLSTFADDLGKVSLVPGTGGVFHIACNDVQIWERKVDGGFPEAKVLKQRVRDQIDPDRDLGHNDRTQ, encoded by the coding sequence ATGAATACGCAAAAACCGGAAATCGTCATCACTTATTGCACGCAATGCCAGTGGCTGTTGCGTGCTGCCTGGCTGGCCCAGGAACTGCTCAGTACCTTCGCCGACGATCTGGGCAAGGTGTCGCTGGTGCCCGGCACCGGTGGCGTGTTTCACATCGCCTGCAACGACGTGCAGATCTGGGAGCGCAAGGTGGACGGCGGTTTCCCGGAAGCCAAGGTACTCAAGCAGCGGGTCCGTGATCAGATTGATCCGGACCGCGACCTCGGGCACAACGACCGCACTCAGTGA
- a CDS encoding DMT family transporter produces the protein MTPRTALGALHIGALMFGLTGVFGKLAAASPAIIVFGRAAFAVLALGLFARIARQTRWQTLNAGDWRRLLLGGLLLAGHWVSFFISVKIGGVAIATLGFASFPAFTVILEGLIFRERIRANEIILVVLVSIGLVLVTPDFDLASGATIGLLWSVASGLLFSLLSLTNRASSGKIPPVQAALCQNVVVALCLLPVAAPQLTEVRPLDWLWIALLGVFCTGLAHSLFVASLAVIKARTAAVVFAMEPVYGITVAWWLFDENPTLRMLLGGALIIVAIVVSARLSGGSSKPAVAAEATSH, from the coding sequence ATGACTCCCCGTACCGCCCTTGGTGCCCTGCATATCGGTGCCCTGATGTTTGGCCTGACCGGCGTGTTCGGCAAACTCGCCGCCGCCTCCCCGGCCATCATTGTCTTTGGCCGCGCCGCCTTTGCGGTGCTCGCACTCGGCCTGTTCGCCCGCATCGCCCGCCAGACTCGCTGGCAGACCCTGAACGCCGGCGACTGGCGGCGCCTGCTGCTCGGTGGCTTGCTGTTGGCCGGCCATTGGGTGAGCTTTTTCATCTCGGTGAAAATCGGTGGTGTCGCCATTGCCACCCTGGGTTTTGCCAGTTTCCCGGCGTTCACCGTGATACTCGAAGGGCTGATTTTCCGCGAACGCATTCGCGCCAATGAAATCATCCTGGTGGTGTTGGTGAGTATCGGGCTGGTGTTGGTGACCCCGGACTTCGACCTCGCCAGTGGCGCCACCATCGGTCTGCTGTGGTCGGTGGCGTCCGGCCTGCTGTTTTCGCTGCTGTCGCTGACCAACCGCGCCAGTTCCGGCAAGATCCCGCCGGTTCAGGCGGCACTATGCCAGAACGTGGTGGTCGCGTTGTGCCTGCTGCCGGTCGCGGCGCCGCAATTGACCGAGGTGCGCCCCCTGGACTGGCTGTGGATTGCCTTGCTCGGGGTGTTCTGCACCGGCCTCGCCCACAGCCTGTTCGTGGCCAGCCTCGCGGTGATCAAGGCCCGGACCGCCGCCGTGGTGTTCGCCATGGAGCCGGTGTATGGCATCACCGTGGCCTGGTGGCTGTTTGATGAAAACCCGACGTTGCGCATGTTATTGGGCGGTGCCTTGATTATCGTCGCGATCGTGGTGTCCGCCCGCTTGTCAGGTGGCTCGAGCAAGCCTGCGGTGGCCGCCGAGGCCACCTCTCACTGA
- a CDS encoding AraC family transcriptional regulator: MRPILTLRQYTHDQIVHSHDHAQLVFGLSGALDFEVDGHGSQVVEQRFVVVPSGFHHACGSPNGSRCLVLDVPSDKWVTQNLGEHADASRRLLDHAGPLPLDAGQHQLVNWLANSPVSDPVIAQQGAVLLLASLNRSEPEVIGGRRLPYAEFNAHIDQNAAYPLQVADLARLSGLSTARLHARFIAECGQTPMDYIRSRRLHMAVRLLRTSALPIGEIAVRAGYSSQSAFSAAVLREFGTPPGKLRREAGDKTR; the protein is encoded by the coding sequence ATGAGACCCATCCTCACATTGCGCCAATACACCCACGACCAGATCGTCCATAGCCACGATCACGCGCAACTGGTGTTCGGGCTGTCGGGCGCACTGGATTTCGAAGTCGACGGCCATGGCAGCCAAGTGGTCGAGCAGCGTTTCGTGGTGGTTCCGTCCGGTTTTCATCATGCCTGTGGCAGCCCCAACGGCAGCCGCTGCCTGGTGCTGGATGTGCCGAGCGATAAGTGGGTGACGCAAAACCTTGGCGAACACGCCGATGCCAGCCGTCGCCTGCTGGACCACGCCGGCCCCCTGCCCCTGGATGCCGGGCAGCACCAGTTGGTCAACTGGCTGGCGAACAGCCCGGTCAGTGATCCGGTGATAGCGCAACAGGGCGCGGTCCTGTTGCTGGCCAGTCTGAACAGGAGCGAACCCGAGGTGATTGGCGGGCGGCGCCTGCCCTATGCCGAGTTCAACGCGCACATTGATCAAAACGCGGCCTATCCGCTGCAAGTGGCCGACCTTGCACGCCTCAGCGGCCTGTCCACGGCCCGGCTGCATGCGCGGTTCATCGCCGAATGCGGGCAGACGCCCATGGACTACATCCGCAGCCGACGCCTGCACATGGCCGTGCGCCTGTTACGCACATCGGCGCTGCCCATCGGCGAAATCGCCGTACGGGCGGGCTACAGTTCGCAAAGCGCATTCTCCGCGGCGGTGCTGCGTGAATTTGGCACGCCACCGGGCAAACTGCGACGCGAGGCTGGCGACAAAACTCGCTAG